A genomic segment from Falsibacillus pallidus encodes:
- a CDS encoding DUF6509 family protein → MKGNVTGKDVGCMEIKDHTAEKLNDPTGILVGDRYEYILNIEVDEEDELYSEHGLGVKLILAVDENGSRIAQYQLYEQVTNKFFDFGLEEDEEKMLKEYCMEHLPE, encoded by the coding sequence ATGAAAGGTAATGTTACAGGAAAGGACGTGGGTTGCATGGAAATCAAAGACCATACAGCAGAGAAATTGAACGATCCAACAGGCATTTTAGTTGGGGATCGTTACGAATACATATTGAATATCGAAGTGGATGAAGAGGATGAACTTTATTCTGAGCACGGCTTGGGTGTAAAGCTCATTTTGGCTGTGGATGAAAATGGTTCACGCATTGCACAATACCAGCTTTATGAGCAGGTAACAAATAAGTTCTTTGATTTTGGCCTCGAAGAAGACGAGGAAAAAATGTTGAAGGAATACTGCATGGAACACTTACCAGAATGA
- a CDS encoding cytochrome C oxidase subunit II has translation MAKEKREKEVSLVGTLISVLMIGGIITLMWFSVYAFYLQR, from the coding sequence ATGGCCAAAGAAAAGCGGGAGAAAGAAGTTTCTTTAGTTGGTACATTGATCAGTGTTCTTATGATCGGAGGCATCATCACGTTAATGTGGTTTTCGGTATATGCCTTTTATCTTCAAAGGTAA
- a CDS encoding cytochrome c oxidase subunit II: protein MHLHRYEKIWLSFGILSLILFLTIIGINAFGQNHTPAGGMMTIDPKKVDQTPPFDHPGVVKLDDNRYQVAIVGMAFGYKPSQIRVPAGKEIIFKVTSADVTHSFTIIHTKVNMMAVPGQINTKSYTFQKPGKYLILCNEYCGSGHQFMQTEIEVYQP, encoded by the coding sequence ATGCATTTACATCGATACGAAAAAATTTGGCTCTCATTTGGAATTTTATCATTAATACTTTTCCTGACCATCATCGGGATCAATGCTTTCGGGCAAAACCATACTCCTGCAGGCGGGATGATGACCATTGATCCGAAGAAAGTCGATCAGACACCCCCATTCGATCACCCAGGAGTGGTGAAGCTTGATGATAATAGGTATCAAGTCGCGATTGTTGGGATGGCTTTCGGATATAAACCGTCACAAATAAGGGTTCCTGCGGGGAAAGAAATCATATTTAAAGTAACCAGTGCTGATGTGACGCACAGTTTTACAATCATTCATACAAAAGTGAACATGATGGCAGTGCCCGGCCAGATCAATACAAAAAGCTACACATTTCAAAAACCGGGAAAATATTTGATCCTTTGCAATGAGTATTGCGGATCAGGCCATCAATTCATGCAGACAGAAATCGAGGTGTACCAGCCATGA
- a CDS encoding VanW family protein codes for MMKMLFTLALTIASAPVNNGEITLLHDGFPISTTTREDFQLAPFDSAVINHDELNLYIHTLEKKVYTPPQNAFIDASGNLVGEHNGHRLDPGKFKKAYFMSYFQKGAKQFEIPLKPVYPKVDSELLSQIKTKVIGRYITYFNPGNAERSNNIQLAAAAINNTVIFPNETFSFNQTVGKRTKDRGYLPVPIIIRGELSEGVGGGICQVSSTLFNAVDKAGVTILERYSHSRKVPYVPPKRDATVSWYGPDFTFKNPHNQPILIRSKVTGGQVVITIYSSEGIKIK; via the coding sequence ATGATGAAAATGTTGTTCACGCTTGCCCTGACGATCGCATCCGCTCCTGTTAATAACGGAGAGATCACCCTTCTTCACGACGGATTTCCGATAAGCACAACCACAAGGGAAGATTTTCAGCTGGCACCGTTCGATAGCGCAGTGATTAACCACGATGAATTAAATCTTTACATTCATACGCTCGAAAAGAAGGTGTATACCCCGCCGCAAAACGCATTTATTGATGCTTCCGGCAATCTTGTGGGCGAACATAATGGCCATCGTTTGGATCCAGGAAAATTCAAGAAAGCCTACTTTATGAGTTACTTTCAAAAAGGTGCGAAGCAATTCGAAATTCCTTTGAAGCCCGTATATCCGAAAGTGGACAGTGAACTGCTTTCACAAATAAAAACGAAAGTGATCGGCCGCTATATTACCTACTTCAATCCGGGAAACGCAGAGAGATCGAATAATATCCAACTGGCTGCTGCAGCCATCAACAATACCGTCATCTTTCCGAATGAAACATTTTCCTTTAATCAAACTGTAGGGAAACGGACAAAAGACAGAGGGTATCTGCCGGTTCCCATCATTATTCGAGGCGAACTTTCAGAGGGTGTCGGAGGTGGCATCTGCCAAGTTTCCTCGACACTTTTCAATGCCGTTGATAAGGCAGGCGTAACAATACTCGAACGTTATTCTCATAGCAGGAAGGTTCCTTATGTACCTCCGAAAAGGGATGCAACCGTCAGTTGGTATGGCCCTGATTTTACGTTCAAAAACCCGCATAATCAACCGATTCTCATCCGATCAAAAGTTACAGGGGGACAAGTGGTGATCACCATCTATTCCTCCGAAGGGATTAAAATAAAATAA
- a CDS encoding Crp/Fnr family transcriptional regulator, with translation MEGKNTIHQTPYSNTGFFSAKTMELLQAKMKRKSFKKDAYLFLEHDESHELFYVLDGGVKITKTTEDGKELVLYTLHKGDLFGELGLDGETKHRFQSKTTADSVIGVIPTSDMEQIIIHNGEAALELIKWMGRMNQFIHSKLRDLMLYGKNGALSSTLIRLSHSYGKIVPEGILINKKLKNNELAEMIGTSRETINRMLNGLKKIHVIDYCGTGEIIILDMEYLKLQCHCEGCPIDICRI, from the coding sequence TTGGAAGGAAAAAATACTATTCATCAAACTCCCTATTCTAATACGGGCTTTTTTTCAGCAAAAACAATGGAGCTCCTTCAAGCGAAAATGAAGCGTAAATCATTCAAAAAGGACGCTTATTTGTTTTTAGAACATGATGAATCACATGAATTGTTCTATGTTCTTGATGGAGGTGTGAAAATTACAAAAACCACTGAAGATGGAAAGGAACTGGTACTCTATACGCTGCATAAAGGAGATCTATTCGGCGAGCTTGGATTGGATGGAGAAACGAAACATCGATTCCAATCAAAAACAACAGCTGATAGTGTGATCGGCGTCATTCCTACTTCTGATATGGAACAAATCATCATCCATAATGGAGAAGCTGCCCTCGAACTTATTAAATGGATGGGGAGGATGAATCAGTTCATCCATTCGAAGCTGCGCGATTTAATGCTCTACGGTAAAAATGGCGCCCTTTCTTCCACCCTTATCAGGCTATCGCATTCTTACGGAAAAATCGTGCCTGAGGGGATCCTGATTAATAAAAAATTAAAGAATAACGAATTGGCCGAAATGATTGGTACATCGAGGGAAACCATTAACCGTATGCTGAACGGCTTGAAGAAAATCCATGTCATAGACTATTGCGGGACAGGGGAAATCATCATTCTGGATATGGAATATTTAAAGCTTCAATGCCATTGTGAAGGGTGCCCCATCGATATTTGCAGAATATAG
- a CDS encoding alkaline phosphatase family protein, with amino-acid sequence MKNKPNFLIVISFDCLSGLDFPVLEQLPNFKEFLHKASYSKNVESIYPSVTYPCHATIVTGKLPKNHGIINNTFIQPGWESPDWYWERKYIKGTTLYDEAKKAGMKTAALLWPVTAKADIDYNMPEIFANRRWHNQILVSLMNGTPMYQLEMNKKFGHIRKGLNQPALDDFVLESTVQTIKDKKPNLLLVHFTDLDTQRHYHGFSSKEAMDAIKRHDDRLGRIISALKEAGIFEESAVIALGDHSALDESKAIKLNVLLQKRGLLTADEKGNVKDWRVYCKSCDGSAYIYVKDERDDEAKAAVKQLLDELMKERENGIENVLTGEEAAKTGADDNCVFMIEALKGYYFSEAITGHYLEDIREQDVKEKIYTYACHGYSPWKPDYQTIFMASGKGIKPNKVIDHMRLIDEGPTLARLLGLEIGEVDGRPIEELLDLE; translated from the coding sequence ATGAAAAATAAACCTAACTTTTTAATTGTCATATCATTTGATTGTTTATCAGGTCTGGATTTTCCCGTCTTGGAACAACTGCCGAATTTTAAGGAATTTCTACATAAAGCTTCTTATTCCAAAAATGTTGAATCCATTTATCCTTCTGTCACTTATCCATGCCACGCAACGATAGTGACAGGCAAGCTTCCTAAGAATCATGGGATCATCAATAATACGTTCATACAGCCAGGATGGGAATCTCCGGACTGGTATTGGGAGCGAAAATATATCAAGGGAACAACGCTTTACGATGAAGCAAAAAAAGCAGGGATGAAAACGGCGGCGCTTCTATGGCCAGTCACAGCAAAAGCGGATATCGACTATAACATGCCTGAAATCTTTGCCAATCGGCGCTGGCATAATCAAATACTTGTTTCGTTAATGAATGGCACTCCAATGTATCAGCTTGAGATGAACAAAAAGTTCGGCCATATCCGAAAGGGGCTCAATCAGCCTGCTCTGGATGATTTTGTACTGGAGTCGACTGTCCAGACGATAAAAGACAAAAAGCCAAACCTGCTGCTTGTCCATTTCACCGATTTGGACACACAGCGGCACTATCATGGATTTTCATCTAAAGAGGCTATGGACGCCATAAAACGCCATGATGACCGTCTTGGCCGGATCATCTCCGCATTGAAGGAAGCGGGTATCTTTGAAGAGTCAGCTGTCATTGCTCTGGGGGACCATAGTGCACTCGATGAGTCGAAAGCAATCAAATTGAATGTGCTGCTTCAGAAGAGGGGCTTGCTTACAGCTGATGAAAAAGGAAATGTAAAGGATTGGCGGGTATATTGCAAAAGCTGCGACGGCTCAGCATATATTTATGTAAAAGATGAAAGAGATGATGAAGCGAAAGCCGCTGTAAAACAATTGCTGGACGAGCTGATGAAGGAAAGAGAGAACGGAATCGAAAATGTCCTTACAGGTGAAGAAGCCGCAAAGACAGGAGCAGATGACAATTGTGTTTTCATGATTGAGGCTTTGAAGGGATATTATTTTTCAGAAGCGATTACGGGCCATTATCTTGAAGATATCCGGGAACAGGATGTAAAAGAAAAAATATATACGTATGCCTGCCACGGTTATTCACCATGGAAACCCGATTATCAAACGATTTTCATGGCTTCAGGTAAAGGAATCAAACCGAACAAGGTAATTGATCATATGAGGCTGATCGATGAGGGGCCAACATTAGCCCGCCTGCTGGGATTGGAGATTGGGGAGGTGGACGGCAGGCCAATAGAGGAGCTTCTAGATCTGGAATGA
- a CDS encoding b(o/a)3-type cytochrome-c oxidase subunit 1, whose product MIHKNERRLALSYINVAYFAFLIGTFCGLMQVFIRNNALKLPAWLDYYQILTVHGVLLALIFTTYFIFAFFITGVSKTLGDFGPKVRSVSWLGFYVMTIGTVMATVMIISGKASVLYTFYAPLKASGWYYVGLALFIIGTWIAGFAILGHYASWKRRNKGVLSPLFAFMTVSTIILWIIACLGVVATVVFQFIPWAFGWTETINVELSRTLFWYFGHPLVYFWLLPAYMAWYTVVPKIIGGKVFSDSLARLAFVLFILFSIPVGFHHQMVEPGIPAFWKFLQTCLTFMVIIPSLMTAFSMFATFETAGRQKGGKGLFGWFTKLPWKDIRFTSIFIAMVFFIPGGAGGIINASFQLDEVVHNTLWIVGHFHITVGTPVAMTFMGLTFWLVPYLTGRKFTNSLKKLAFIQIITWAIGMLLMSTSQHILGLMGAPRRTSYAGYNGKKTALEWFNGIVANHVTMAIGGSILFLSAMLLIYIVAMSMFVSPKALDREDQVEFPLAESDQSGTPRFLENWWIWIGISFALIFVAYTIPIMHMIEHAPPGSIGYKTW is encoded by the coding sequence ATGATTCATAAAAATGAACGCCGACTCGCTCTTTCATATATAAATGTTGCATATTTCGCATTTCTCATCGGCACGTTTTGCGGCTTAATGCAGGTTTTTATAAGGAACAATGCCCTAAAGCTTCCTGCATGGCTTGATTATTATCAAATCCTCACCGTACACGGTGTCTTGCTTGCCCTTATTTTCACTACCTATTTTATCTTTGCTTTCTTTATAACAGGCGTCAGCAAAACACTCGGCGATTTTGGCCCAAAGGTTCGCAGCGTCTCCTGGCTCGGATTTTACGTCATGACCATCGGAACTGTAATGGCCACCGTCATGATCATATCCGGCAAAGCCTCTGTCCTGTATACATTTTACGCGCCGTTAAAGGCAAGCGGCTGGTATTACGTAGGTCTTGCCCTCTTCATTATCGGCACATGGATAGCCGGTTTTGCCATCCTGGGCCACTATGCTTCATGGAAGCGCAGGAATAAAGGCGTTTTAAGTCCCTTATTTGCATTTATGACAGTATCGACCATCATATTGTGGATCATCGCCTGCCTTGGGGTAGTCGCAACGGTCGTTTTTCAATTTATCCCCTGGGCATTCGGATGGACCGAAACCATTAATGTCGAACTCAGCCGTACGCTATTTTGGTACTTCGGCCATCCGCTTGTTTATTTTTGGCTACTGCCTGCCTATATGGCATGGTATACCGTAGTACCAAAAATCATCGGCGGAAAAGTATTCAGTGATTCACTTGCCCGCTTAGCGTTTGTCTTATTTATTCTGTTTTCCATTCCAGTCGGTTTCCACCACCAAATGGTAGAACCGGGAATACCGGCATTCTGGAAATTCCTTCAGACGTGCCTGACATTCATGGTTATCATCCCTTCGTTGATGACAGCGTTTTCGATGTTTGCCACATTTGAAACAGCTGGAAGGCAAAAAGGCGGAAAAGGACTATTCGGGTGGTTCACCAAACTTCCTTGGAAGGATATCCGATTTACTTCCATTTTCATCGCAATGGTATTCTTCATCCCCGGCGGAGCAGGCGGTATCATTAATGCAAGCTTCCAGCTCGATGAAGTCGTCCATAATACCCTTTGGATAGTGGGGCACTTCCATATTACGGTCGGCACCCCGGTAGCAATGACATTCATGGGATTGACATTCTGGCTCGTTCCGTATCTGACCGGCCGCAAGTTCACGAACTCCTTGAAGAAGCTTGCATTCATACAAATCATCACTTGGGCGATCGGTATGCTTCTCATGTCAACTTCCCAGCATATCCTTGGACTGATGGGTGCTCCAAGGAGAACGTCCTATGCAGGCTACAATGGAAAAAAAACAGCACTTGAATGGTTCAACGGTATTGTTGCCAACCATGTAACAATGGCCATCGGCGGATCGATTTTGTTCCTTTCTGCCATGCTTCTCATTTATATTGTGGCCATGTCCATGTTCGTTTCCCCGAAAGCATTGGACAGAGAAGATCAAGTGGAGTTTCCGTTGGCAGAAAGCGATCAGTCAGGAACTCCCCGATTTCTCGAAAACTGGTGGATCTGGATCGGCATTTCGTTCGCGCTTATTTTTGTGGCCTATACGATTCCAATCATGCATATGATCGAGCATGCACCTCCGGGGTCCATCGGCTATAAAACTTGGTAG
- a CDS encoding DinB family protein, protein MENNIKVREAIWETVDGLDEEQLNTRPEPESWSIMEVLEHLYLMEVVLTKGMMKQLESGEEKEAEDKPIQLTVDRSRKVDAPSHVQPTGEVKSLDDMKENLASSREMLLDFANNADQEKLKQKAMPHPVFGMMSLDQWIPFIGYHEERHRLQIEEIKQKLVVK, encoded by the coding sequence TTGGAAAATAATATAAAAGTACGTGAAGCAATTTGGGAAACTGTAGATGGACTCGATGAGGAGCAGCTGAATACACGTCCCGAACCTGAGAGCTGGAGCATCATGGAAGTGTTGGAACATCTTTATTTAATGGAGGTAGTCCTGACGAAAGGGATGATGAAGCAGCTGGAAAGCGGGGAGGAGAAGGAAGCGGAAGATAAACCGATTCAACTGACTGTCGATCGAAGCAGAAAAGTGGATGCGCCATCACATGTCCAGCCGACAGGAGAGGTCAAATCGCTTGATGATATGAAAGAAAATTTAGCGTCTTCAAGGGAAATGCTGTTGGATTTTGCGAACAATGCCGACCAAGAAAAATTAAAGCAGAAAGCGATGCCTCATCCCGTCTTTGGCATGATGAGCCTTGACCAGTGGATTCCTTTCATTGGCTACCATGAAGAAAGACATCGTCTTCAAATAGAAGAGATTAAACAAAAATTAGTAGTAAAATAA
- a CDS encoding YeeE/YedE family protein, translating into MSDTALKETWNQKSTTVLSDLNPIQKPHLIIGLAAAIILFISIVAAAGWTQGIIFVIGLALGVTLLHARFGFTSAFRRLMSVGNVQGLQAHMVMLAVASTLFAIILATGFSFTGVKPAGYVSPVGVSVLFGAFLFGIGMQLGNGCASGTLYSLGGGSSSMILTLIAFVAGSVLGAYNLPFWTQEMPSLPAISLATSTGLGYFGAWVLQMVVFALIYWICVAIARKKNPPMMKPLPTIPGWKKVFRGSWPLMAAGIVLALLNALTLTVRGNPWGITSAFALWGAKALMGMGVDVQSWGYFAGEKGAALHQTVLADSTSVLNIGVILGAFISASLQGTFKPGKIKAGVAGASIIGGILMGYGARLAFGCNIGAYFGGIASFSLHGWVWMVMAMLGTFFALFLRPLFGLKNPKPNDSIC; encoded by the coding sequence GTGAGTGATACAGCGTTGAAAGAAACTTGGAATCAAAAATCAACCACTGTTCTCTCAGACTTGAATCCAATACAAAAACCACATTTGATCATCGGCTTAGCTGCTGCCATCATCTTATTTATTTCTATTGTCGCGGCTGCCGGATGGACGCAGGGGATTATTTTTGTCATCGGCCTTGCACTTGGAGTCACGCTGCTTCATGCACGATTTGGGTTCACTTCTGCATTCCGCCGTCTGATGTCTGTCGGAAATGTACAGGGACTGCAGGCCCACATGGTCATGCTTGCCGTCGCATCAACCCTATTTGCTATCATTTTAGCCACTGGGTTCAGCTTCACCGGAGTAAAGCCTGCAGGATATGTGAGTCCGGTAGGGGTTAGCGTGCTATTTGGTGCATTCTTGTTCGGAATCGGGATGCAGCTTGGAAACGGCTGTGCCTCAGGTACGCTTTACTCGCTTGGAGGAGGATCATCTTCGATGATTTTAACGCTGATTGCGTTTGTTGCAGGTTCTGTTCTTGGAGCCTACAATCTTCCATTCTGGACACAGGAGATGCCTTCGCTTCCAGCGATTTCTCTTGCGACTTCCACTGGATTGGGCTATTTTGGCGCATGGGTCTTGCAAATGGTCGTTTTTGCCCTTATTTATTGGATATGTGTAGCTATTGCCAGAAAGAAAAACCCGCCAATGATGAAGCCACTTCCTACGATCCCAGGCTGGAAAAAGGTATTCCGCGGATCATGGCCATTGATGGCTGCAGGAATTGTCCTTGCTTTGTTGAATGCTTTGACCTTGACTGTACGCGGCAATCCTTGGGGAATCACTTCAGCATTTGCCTTATGGGGTGCGAAAGCGCTAATGGGCATGGGCGTCGATGTCCAAAGCTGGGGCTACTTTGCTGGTGAAAAAGGCGCTGCACTTCATCAGACAGTATTAGCTGACTCTACAAGTGTGTTGAACATTGGGGTCATCCTTGGAGCATTTATCTCAGCATCTCTTCAAGGGACATTTAAGCCAGGGAAAATCAAAGCTGGAGTTGCGGGAGCATCCATCATCGGAGGCATCCTAATGGGATACGGTGCACGTCTTGCATTCGGATGCAACATCGGCGCATACTTCGGCGGCATTGCATCCTTCAGCTTGCATGGCTGGGTATGGATGGTCATGGCGATGCTCGGAACATTCTTTGCCTTGTTCCTTCGTCCATTATTCGGGCTTAAAAATCCCAAGCCAAATGATTCTATTTGTTAA
- a CDS encoding MFS transporter: MKKYTKAENSWVMYDWANSAYSIIISTAVFPLYYKASATSGGVSGSNSTAYLGYTIAIATFILAMIGPILGTIADYKGLKKKFFIFFFALGTISTALLAFIPGDHWLLLLGIYTLTVLGSSGSNVFYDAFLVDVAPEEKMNQVSSRGYGLGYIGSTIPFLLSIVIILLAQKEVIGITAGTASKIAFLITAVWWGVFSIPILRNVKQKYYIEREKNPVGQSFRRLGKTLKEIRKYKALFLFLLAYFFYIDGVGTIITMSTAYGTDLGISATNLLIILFATQVVAAPFAFLYGRLAKKYTGKKMLYVGISVYIIVCTYAYFMKTTTDFWIIAMLVASSQGGIQALSRAYFAKLVPKENANEFFGFYNIFGKFASIMGPLLVGATAQITGNSSSGVFSLIILFIIGITLLRFVPETKVEAPPVGEIKTV; the protein is encoded by the coding sequence ATGAAGAAGTATACAAAAGCAGAAAATAGCTGGGTTATGTATGACTGGGCTAACTCTGCCTATTCAATCATCATCTCCACTGCTGTTTTTCCGCTTTATTACAAGGCTTCGGCAACAAGCGGAGGGGTCAGCGGTTCAAACTCTACTGCCTACTTGGGCTACACAATCGCCATTGCAACTTTTATTTTGGCGATGATTGGGCCCATTCTCGGGACCATTGCCGACTACAAGGGATTAAAAAAGAAATTTTTCATTTTTTTCTTTGCCCTTGGTACGATTTCCACTGCGCTCCTCGCCTTCATACCGGGGGACCACTGGCTGCTGCTTTTAGGGATATACACGCTGACCGTATTAGGTTCTTCAGGTTCAAATGTCTTTTATGATGCCTTCCTTGTCGATGTAGCACCTGAAGAAAAAATGAATCAAGTATCATCCAGAGGGTATGGACTTGGCTATATTGGAAGCACTATTCCATTCTTGCTATCGATTGTCATTATCCTTTTGGCCCAAAAAGAAGTGATTGGCATTACAGCAGGCACTGCAAGCAAAATCGCCTTTTTGATTACGGCTGTCTGGTGGGGTGTCTTCTCCATACCAATACTGAGAAATGTTAAACAAAAATATTATATTGAACGGGAAAAGAATCCTGTTGGCCAAAGCTTCAGAAGGCTCGGCAAAACCTTAAAAGAAATAAGGAAATATAAAGCTTTATTTTTATTCTTGCTCGCTTACTTTTTTTATATTGACGGGGTTGGCACCATCATTACAATGTCCACAGCCTACGGGACAGATCTCGGGATCAGTGCCACCAATCTTCTGATTATTTTGTTTGCCACTCAAGTTGTGGCAGCACCGTTCGCCTTTCTCTATGGCCGCCTGGCAAAAAAATATACCGGCAAAAAAATGCTCTATGTGGGCATAAGCGTATATATCATTGTATGTACGTATGCCTACTTCATGAAAACGACGACAGATTTTTGGATCATCGCCATGCTGGTCGCATCATCCCAAGGCGGAATACAGGCACTCAGCCGGGCGTATTTCGCTAAACTGGTGCCAAAGGAAAATGCCAATGAATTTTTTGGCTTCTATAATATCTTCGGCAAATTTGCTTCAATCATGGGTCCGCTGCTTGTTGGAGCAACGGCACAGATCACAGGGAATTCCAGCAGCGGCGTGTTCAGCTTGATTATTCTATTTATCATAGGAATCACACTCCTGCGTTTCGTGCCGGAAACAAAAGTAGAAGCCCCGCCGGTCGGGGAAATCAAAACAGTATAA
- a CDS encoding cell wall hydrolase → MAVVKAKPADINLLARLLRAEAEGEGRKGMLLVGNVGINRVRANCSDFKGLRTIPQMVYQPHAFEAVQKGYFYQRARESEKTLARRVVKGESFWPAKYSLWYFRPPGNCPSTWYDQPYVSRYKLHCFYEPTAGTCQNVYNTF, encoded by the coding sequence ATGGCAGTGGTTAAAGCAAAGCCAGCTGACATCAATTTATTGGCAAGGCTGTTGAGGGCAGAAGCCGAAGGGGAAGGAAGAAAAGGAATGCTTCTCGTCGGAAATGTAGGGATCAACAGGGTAAGGGCAAATTGCTCCGATTTCAAAGGGCTGAGGACAATTCCACAGATGGTCTATCAGCCGCACGCATTTGAGGCGGTTCAAAAAGGCTATTTTTATCAAAGGGCAAGGGAAAGCGAAAAAACGTTGGCGAGACGTGTGGTGAAAGGCGAAAGTTTTTGGCCGGCTAAATACAGTCTCTGGTACTTCAGACCGCCAGGAAATTGTCCTTCGACATGGTATGATCAGCCTTACGTTTCCAGATACAAGCTTCACTGCTTCTACGAACCGACAGCAGGAACATGCCAGAATGTCTACAATACATTTTAA
- a CDS encoding CAP domain-containing protein produces the protein MRRFFSALVVIVVLFMTKPMWEGKMEQLLHSKELEPITSRFDAIKNDPATAEALENAKVQWKQLTLEIKDLMNADVQNQDTAKAEKPDLAKPENQTFSVYNIELGDTKQNVEQTVGAPKRSTENEYGTHWNAYHQNYQNFMMISYDSGGKVNALYTDQDLLSSKTGIKIGSPRDSVREKLGKPMSEMRKGLVFYKIESNGEYDVYHMDNSYVTIFYDKHEQNTVTAIQIIDQKLEQDKNQYYTTPSSSLEKGFEYQLFDLTNAARVEHGLPYLTWDEHVQKTALKHSEDMAENQYFDHTNPKGQSPFDRMHEDDIYFLAAGENLAYGQNSSIFAHEGLMNSLGHRKNILQKDFEYLGVGVAFGDQSQPYYTENFYSK, from the coding sequence TTGCGCAGATTTTTTTCAGCACTTGTAGTAATTGTTGTACTATTTATGACAAAGCCCATGTGGGAAGGCAAGATGGAGCAGCTTCTTCATTCAAAGGAATTAGAGCCGATCACTTCACGTTTCGATGCCATTAAAAATGATCCGGCCACAGCAGAAGCATTGGAAAATGCTAAGGTGCAATGGAAGCAGCTGACGCTTGAAATAAAAGATTTAATGAATGCGGATGTTCAGAATCAGGATACGGCGAAAGCAGAGAAGCCTGATTTAGCAAAACCAGAAAATCAGACATTCTCCGTCTATAATATAGAACTTGGCGATACGAAACAAAATGTGGAACAAACAGTTGGCGCACCTAAGCGCAGCACCGAAAACGAATATGGCACTCATTGGAATGCCTATCATCAAAATTACCAGAATTTCATGATGATATCCTATGATTCTGGCGGAAAAGTAAATGCACTTTATACCGATCAGGACCTTCTTTCATCAAAGACTGGAATCAAAATCGGCAGTCCGAGGGATTCGGTAAGGGAGAAATTAGGGAAGCCGATGTCCGAAATGAGGAAAGGACTCGTATTCTACAAAATTGAATCAAACGGGGAATATGATGTTTACCATATGGATAACAGCTATGTAACCATTTTTTATGATAAACATGAACAGAATACCGTGACTGCTATTCAAATCATCGATCAAAAACTGGAGCAGGACAAAAATCAGTATTATACCACACCAAGCAGCTCACTTGAAAAAGGGTTTGAGTACCAGCTATTCGACCTTACAAATGCTGCAAGGGTGGAACATGGTCTCCCATACTTGACCTGGGATGAACATGTTCAAAAGACAGCACTGAAACATAGTGAAGATATGGCAGAAAATCAATACTTCGACCACACCAATCCAAAGGGGCAGTCCCCATTTGACCGCATGCATGAAGACGATATCTACTTTCTTGCTGCCGGGGAGAACCTTGCCTATGGCCAGAACAGCAGCATCTTCGCACATGAAGGTCTGATGAACTCCCTTGGCCACAGGAAAAACATCCTGCAGAAGGATTTCGAATATCTCGGTGTCGGAGTGGCTTTCGGAGATCAATCCCAGCCATATTACACCGAAAACTTTTATAGCAAATAG